The following proteins come from a genomic window of Liolophura sinensis isolate JHLJ2023 chromosome 13, CUHK_Ljap_v2, whole genome shotgun sequence:
- the LOC135480969 gene encoding sorting nexin-31-like: MELSDFQTVEVHTLDKDSPSVKILSKVNNNQLLTTDLHRKVCDTLGLSKSSHGAFALFLGGLTPVRKLRPYDCITLPVTDLTFQKWCFDPKKEKELLKTDANAAHWLFVQALNQVETGKIRPTKPQLQELEECLNPAFCTEKQYVEICHTVEKYFEFCLDNCRLLTEVTCLDHPYRVST, encoded by the exons ATGGAATTGTCCGATTTTCAAACCGTTGAAGTTCATACACTGGACAAGGACAGTCCAAGTGTGAAG ataTTGTCAAAAGTGAACAATAACCAGTTGTTGACCACAGATCTTCATCGAAAAGTCTGTGATACACTAG GTCTGTCAAAATCAAGCCATGGAGCATTTGCCTTGTTTCTTGGAGGCCTTACTCCAGTCAGAAAACTGCGGCCGTATGACTGTATTACATTACCTGTAACAG ATTTGACTTTCCAAAAATGGTGTTTTGATCCAAAGAAGGAGAAGGAATTGTTAAAGACAGATGCGAATGCAGCCCATTGGCTCTTTGTCCAGGCTTTGAATCAGGTGGAAACAG GGAAAATCCGTCCGACCAAGCCACAATTGCAGGAGCTGGAGG aGTGCTTAAATCCAGCTTTTTGCACAGAAAAGCAGTACGTGGAGATCTGCCACACTGTGGAAAAATACTTTGAGTTTTGTTTGGATAACTGCAGATTGTTGACTGAGGTCACTTGTCTTGACCATCCCTACAGGGTCAGTACTTAA